The Streptomyces nigra genome includes the window GTCTCCACGTACCTGGGCACCTCAACGGGGTTGCGGCTGCGGCACGACCAGCCGAACGGCACGCTGGAGCTGAACGCGAAGTCGCCGGACCGCACCCGTTCCGCCTGGGCGGGCCGCTCCACCCGTGACTTCAAGGACGTCGACCCCACCGCCATGGACGCCGAGCTGGCGGTGCGCCTGGGCTGGGCCGAGCGGCGCCTGGAGCTGCCGGCGGGCCGCTACGAGACGCTGCTGCCGCCGACGGCCGTGGCCGACCTGCTGATCTACCAGCTGTGGTCGGCGTCCGGGCGGGACGCGGTGGAGGGCCGTACGGTCTTCTCCCAGCCCGGCGGCCGTACGCGCGTGGGCGAGCGGCTGACCGAGCTTCCGCTGAGCCTGCGCAGCGACCCGAACGAGCCGGGCCTGGAGTCCGCGCCCTTCGTGATCGCGCACTCCTCGGGCGGCGACCAGTCCGTGTTCGACAACGGGCTGCCGCTGACCGCCACCGACTGGATGCACCGGGGCGAGCTGCGGCACCTCACGACCAGCCGGCACAGCGCCGGGCTGACCGGTCTGCCGGTCGCGCCCGGCGTCGACAACCTGATCCTGGACGGCGGTGAGGACCGCTCGCTGGAGGAGATGGTCGCGGCCACGGAGCGCGGGCTGCTGCTGACCTGCCTGTGGTACATCCGCGAGGTCGACCCTGCGACGCTGCTGCTGACCGGTCTGACCCGGGACGGCGTCTACCTCGTCGAGAACGGCGAGGTGACCGGCGAGGTCAACAACTTCCGGTTCAACGAGTCGCCGGTGGACCTGCTGGGCCGGGCCACCGAGGCGGGCCGGACGGAGAAGACGCTGCCGCGGGAGTGGAGCGACTGGTTCACCAGGGCGGCCATGCCGGCGCTGCGCGTCCCCGATTTCAACATGAGCTCTGTCAGTCAGGGCGTATAACCTCGTAGGCGGCTGTCACTCGACCGCCCGAGATCATCAAGGAGACACGAGAACCGTGACGGACATCGTCGACGAGCTGAAGTGGCGCGGCGTGATCGCCCTGTCCACCGACGAGGACGCCTTGCGCAAGGCGCTCGCGGACGGTCCCGTCACGTTCTATTGCGGCTTCGACCCGACGGCGGCCAGCCTGCACGTCGGCCACCTGGTCCAGGTGCTCACGATGCGCCGCCTCCAGCAGGCGGGCCTGCGCCCGCTCGCGCTGGTCGGCGGCGCCACCGGGCAGATCGGCGACCCCCGCCCGACGGCCGAGCGCACGCTGAACGACCCGGAGACCGTCGCGAACTGGGTGAACCGGCTGCGCGCCCAGATCGAGCCGTTCCTCTCCTTCGAGGGGGACAACGCGGCGACGATGGTGAACAACCTCGACTGGACGGCCGGACTGTCCGCCATCGAGTTCCTGCGGGACATCGGCAAGCACTTCCGTGTCAACAAGATGCTCACCAAGGACTCGGTGGCCCGCCGCCTGCAGTCGGAGGAGGGCATCAGCTACACCGAGTTCTCCTACCAGCTGCTGCAGGGCATGGACTTCCTGGAGCTGTACCGGCGGTACGGCTGCACGCTCCAGCAGGGCGGCAGCGACCAGTGGGGCAACCTCACGGCGGGTCTCGACCTGATCCACCGGCTGGAGCCGCACGCGCAGGTCCACGCGCTGGCGACGCCGCTGATGACCAAGGCGGACGGCACCAAGTTCGGCAAGACCGAGGGCGGCGCCATCTGGCTCGACCCGGAGATGACGACGCCGTACGCGTTCTACCAGTTCTGGCTGAACGCGGACGACCGGGACGTCTCCACGTACCTGCGCATCCTGTCCTTCCGGTCCCGTGAGGAACTGGAAGAGCTGGAGAAGCAGACGCAGGAGCGTCCGCAGGCCCGGGCGGCGCAGCGCGCGCTGGCCGAGGAGCTGACGACGCTGGTGCACGGCGCCGACCAGACGGCCGCGGTGATCGCCGCGTCCAAGGCGCTGTTCGGCCAGGGCGAGCTGGCGGACCTGGACGACCGGACGCTGGCGGCCGCGCTGTCCGAGGTCCCGCACATCCAGGTCGAGCAGCTCGGCCCGGTGGTCGATCTGTTCGCCGAGGTGGGTCTGGTGGCCAGCAAGTCGGCCGCGCGGCGCACCGTGAAGGAGGGCGGCGCCTACGTGAACAACGTGAAGGTGGCCGGCGAGGACGCGGTCCCCGCGAAGGAGGACCTGCTGCACGGGCGCTGGCTGGTGCTGCGGCGCGGCAAGAAGAACCTGGCGGCGGTCGAGGTCACCGGCGGCTGAGCGACGGGTGCGCGGCGAGGGGCCTCCGGCAGCCCCTCGCCGTGTCCTGTTCACCGTTTCCTGCTCAGGCCCGTTCCTTGCGTCTCTTGCCCAGCGTGGCCATATAGAGCATGTCGCCCACGTAGACGATGACCACGGCGGCGACGATCTGGAAGATGTGCCGGCTCCAGTCGATGCCAGGGGTCGACTCGACGCCGAACGCCCGGGCGATGGAGTTGCCGACGATCGCGCCGAGGATGCCGAAGATCGTGGTCAGCCAGAGGGGGCTGTGCTGCTTGCCCGGGATCAGTGCCTTGGCCAGCAGGCCCAGCACGAATCCCACGATGATCGCCCACAACCAGCCCATGCTGCCTCCTTGTACGGCTCGGGTGGAGCAGTACGGCCAGTCTTGGGCCGCTCGGGGTACGCCGCATGCCGGGCACGGCCGTACGTATGAGGGCCCAGGAGGTACCGCCCCGGCGCCGGGAGACCCGGTCTCGAAGGCGGCGCAGACGAGGCGTACGGTGGGACTTGTCCCGGTCCGGCCCCCCGACCGGCGGTGGACGGGTGAGAGCAGGGGGAGGGTCCGATGCGGGCGGATGGTGGAATCTGATGCGGAAGCTGCATGCGGGTGGTGGCGCCCAGGTGTTCCGGATCACCGGAGCCCGGACCGGGCTGCAGGAGGACGTACGCGGTCGCCAACGCCGCTATGTCATCTCGATGTCGATCCGCACCCTCTCGGTGATCCTCGCGGCCACGCTGTGGAACGTCGAACGGCACGTCGCCGTCGTGGCGTTGGTGCTCGGCTTGGTCCTGCCGTACATCGCCGTGGTGATCGCCAACGCGGGGCGGGAGAACGCGCCGTCGCTCCCGTCGACCTTCGTGGCCATGCCGACGCGTCCCATGATCGATCCGTCGCGGACGAATGACGGTTTCGCGGAACCGTCTCCGGAAGATGTGGCGGGCTCCGCGGGGCCCGGCGGACAAAGCGAACCACGCGACCGGGCGTGATGTCCCGGAGCGTTGCACTCCGGAAGTCAGGGGCGCGCCAACCTCAGTAAAACCTCAGATCAATAGTGTTGTTCAGGTGCCGGGCGGCGGGTTACCCGTGACATACTTCGTAGGCGCTCCGCATCCCCCGTCGGAGCGACGGACCGACGCCGGGCAGCTCCCCCCGTGGCTGCTCGGCGTCGCCTTTTTGTGCGCAAATCTGTGAGACGAAAATCGTGAGTGACGAGACCCCCGTCTGTTCCGCCAAGGGCTGCCGTTCCGACGCCGTGTGGGTCCTGGCGTGGAACAACCCGAAGATCCACACGCCGGACCGCCGCAAGACGTGGCTGGCGTGCGAGGAGCACCGCGAGCATCTGTCGCAGTTCCTCGGGGTGCGAGGGTTCCTGAAGGACGTCGTACGGCTCGAGGAGTGGCAGGCGCGGGGGGCGTAGAGCCCCCTGGCACCCGGCCGGGGTCTGCCAGGCCTATCCCCCGATGGCGGACATCGGCCGGTCCGGCTGCACGAACGACGGGTCGTCGAGGCCCGCGCCCGCCTTCTTGCCCCACATCGCCAGCCGCCAGATCCGGGCGATCTCCTCGTCCGGCGCCCCGGAGCGCAGGGCCGCGCGCAGGTCGGTCTCCTCGGTGGCGAAGAGGCAGGTGCGGACCTGGCCGTCGGCCGTGAGCCGGGTGCGGTCGCACGCCGAGCAGAAGGGGCGGGTGACGGAGGCGATCACGCCGACGACATGGGGTCCGCCGTCCACGATCCACCGCTCCGCCGGGGCCGAGCCCCGCTTCTCGGC containing:
- the tyrS gene encoding tyrosine--tRNA ligase, with translation MTDIVDELKWRGVIALSTDEDALRKALADGPVTFYCGFDPTAASLHVGHLVQVLTMRRLQQAGLRPLALVGGATGQIGDPRPTAERTLNDPETVANWVNRLRAQIEPFLSFEGDNAATMVNNLDWTAGLSAIEFLRDIGKHFRVNKMLTKDSVARRLQSEEGISYTEFSYQLLQGMDFLELYRRYGCTLQQGGSDQWGNLTAGLDLIHRLEPHAQVHALATPLMTKADGTKFGKTEGGAIWLDPEMTTPYAFYQFWLNADDRDVSTYLRILSFRSREELEELEKQTQERPQARAAQRALAEELTTLVHGADQTAAVIAASKALFGQGELADLDDRTLAAALSEVPHIQVEQLGPVVDLFAEVGLVASKSAARRTVKEGGAYVNNVKVAGEDAVPAKEDLLHGRWLVLRRGKKNLAAVEVTGG
- a CDS encoding GlsB/YeaQ/YmgE family stress response membrane protein; translated protein: MGWLWAIIVGFVLGLLAKALIPGKQHSPLWLTTIFGILGAIVGNSIARAFGVESTPGIDWSRHIFQIVAAVVIVYVGDMLYMATLGKRRKERA
- a CDS encoding metallopeptidase TldD-related protein, whose protein sequence is MSAPTNKPHEIVERALELSRADGCVVIADEQSTANLRWAGNALTTNGVTRGRTLTVVATVDGQEGTASGVVSRAAVTADELEPLVRAAEAAARAAGPAEDAQPLVRDVPASPDFTDAPAETSSTVFADFAPALGEAFARARAGGRELYGFANHELVSTYLGTSTGLRLRHDQPNGTLELNAKSPDRTRSAWAGRSTRDFKDVDPTAMDAELAVRLGWAERRLELPAGRYETLLPPTAVADLLIYQLWSASGRDAVEGRTVFSQPGGRTRVGERLTELPLSLRSDPNEPGLESAPFVIAHSSGGDQSVFDNGLPLTATDWMHRGELRHLTTSRHSAGLTGLPVAPGVDNLILDGGEDRSLEEMVAATERGLLLTCLWYIREVDPATLLLTGLTRDGVYLVENGEVTGEVNNFRFNESPVDLLGRATEAGRTEKTLPREWSDWFTRAAMPALRVPDFNMSSVSQGV
- a CDS encoding DUF3099 domain-containing protein — translated: MRKLHAGGGAQVFRITGARTGLQEDVRGRQRRYVISMSIRTLSVILAATLWNVERHVAVVALVLGLVLPYIAVVIANAGRENAPSLPSTFVAMPTRPMIDPSRTNDGFAEPSPEDVAGSAGPGGQSEPRDRA